In Oncorhynchus clarkii lewisi isolate Uvic-CL-2024 chromosome 24, UVic_Ocla_1.0, whole genome shotgun sequence, one DNA window encodes the following:
- the LOC139382575 gene encoding uncharacterized protein, with translation MDLSERRPNKWWTESDTFAMLALIEQLDLVHELDKKRQRNDSHFRRLRYSLAKRDIHFTVNQIRNRWKSLKHKYRKIKTAGYRSPAARLSAIESFRYFRMLDRMLARRARVGAPEQGTADGHNMVVLTHSDLEDHTDGDVAQPDSVAPWQESLAPALEGEGDKTNAIPEEANISTSGWALKSEEIMTLGLSGEYLYPVKSEPHSVPSLHDGEEASDPTSCSPEEQTGTCEDTSTLILQQLTILNHQLGEQLAEQRAFHCSMLGMMDRQIEVLEQLSNFSTDRQVKTEPDDSDTPISQQVHNSLVRILRGVEQVQTQGHQPCSCKASPSQPTSPSWTVSLLEIHKGSPSRDGNSTSDTSNPQPSDHGRPEPQGPSPSEQLSPSQQKGDLLNGLSNKCQHK, from the exons ATGGACCTGAGTGAGAGGAGGCCCAACAAGTGGTGGACAGAGTCAGACACCTTCGCCATGCTGGCCCTCATCGAGCAGCTGGACCTGGTGCATGAGCTGGATAAGAAGCGCCAGCGCAACGACTCGCACTTCCGCCGCCTGCGCTACAGCCTGGCCAAGCGGGACATCCACTTCACTGTCAACCAGATACGCAACCGCTGGAAGAGCCTAAAGCACAAGTACCGCAAGATCAAGACGGCAGGATACCGTAGCCCTGCTGCACGCCTGTCCGCCATCGAGTCATTCCGTTACTTCCGTATGCTGGACCGCATGCTGGCCAGGAGGGCCCGGGTGGGGGCCCCAGAGCAAGGCACTGCAGATGGACACAATATGGTGGTGTTGACCCACTCGGACCTGGAGGATCATACTGATG gtGATGTTGCTCAGCCTGACTCTGTGGCCCCTTGGCAGGAGAGTCTGGCTCCAGCtctagagggagaaggagacaagacTAACGCCATCCCAGAAGAGGCCAACATCAGCACTTCGGGCTGGGCCCTGAAGTCAGAAGAGATTATGACTTTGGGTCTATCTGGAGAGTATCTTTACCCAGTGAAGAGTGAGCCACATTCAGTACCCTCTTTACATGATGGGGAGGAAGCTAGTGACCCCACTAGCTGCAGTCCAGAAGAACAAACTG GCACTTGTGAGGACACCAGCACCCTGATCCTCCAGCAGCTCACCATCCTGAACCATCAGCTAGGGGAACAGCTCGCTGAGCAAAGGGCCTTCCACTGCAGCATGCTGGGTATGATGGACCGACAGATAGAGGTCCTGGAGCAGCTCTCTAACTTCTCCACAGACCGCCAGGTCAAGACCGAACCCGACGACAGTGACACTCCTATCAGCCAGCAGGTCCACAACTCCCTGGTGCGCATCCTTAGAGGAGTGGAACAGGTCCAAACCCAGGGACACCAGCCGTGCTCATGCAAGGCCTCCCCCTCACAGCCTACATCTCCCTCCTGGACGGTCTCTCTGTTGGAGATCCACAAAGGATCACCCTCCAGGGATGGAAACTCAACTAGTGACACATCCAACCCTCAGCCCTCAGACCATGGGCGGCCTGAACCTCAAGGACCATCCCCCTCAGAGCAGCTTTCCCCTTCCCAACAGAAGGGTGATCTGCTTAACGGACTCTCAAACAAGTGCCAGCACAAGTGA
- the LOC139382728 gene encoding biogenesis of lysosome-related organelles complex 1 subunit 3-like translates to MASDKYQIVVQGEASETDSDDEVYITSLSPHSTAGGQKVPGEASETDSEGEVEKARKCVTAASSENPQILRKDLTPLLVIRDNSDIQSVVEERVVSQPEHSGLYYNTLLQQKLQESNARLCTDVSQTIKQVYGNATKEIRMATTHLTVSQNGIINASHSIRLILEDLKSVSEKMDIITSCYLLPDITIPSSPTTPIPGQ, encoded by the coding sequence ATGGCAAGTGACAAATACCAGATAGTGGTGCAAGGAGAGGCGTCAGAGACCGACTCAGATGATGAGGTATacatcacctccctctctccacattcAACAGCCGGAGGGCAAAAGGTACCAGGGGAAGCATCCGAGACTGACAGCGAGGGGGAGGTTGAGAAAGCACGGAAATGTGTCACTGCTGCAAGCTCTGAAAACCCACAAATATTACGCAAGGACTTAACTCCCCTGCTTGTGATCAGAGACAACTCTGACATTCAGTCCGTGGTAGAGGAGAGGGTTGTTTCTCAGCCCGAACACAGTGGGCTCTACTACAACACTTTACTCCAGCAGAAATTACAGGAGAGCAATGCACGTCTGTGCACGGATGTGTCCCAGACCATCAAACAGGTGTATGGTAATGCCACAAAGGAGATCCGCATGGCCACGACCCACCTGACCGTCTCCCAGAACGGCATCATCAACGCCTCCCACAGCATCCGACTCATTCTGGAGGACCTCAAGTCTGTCTCAGAGAAAATGGACATTATCACCAGCTGTTACCTTCTCCCCGATAttaccatcccctcctctcccactacCCCTATTCCCGGCCAATGA